The Gemmatimonadota bacterium genome contains the following window.
TTATGACCGCGTCTTCGCGCTGCGGATTCCTCGCTTTGCCCAGCAGTTCCGTGCCGCCGAGCTGGACATGCACTTCTCTCTTTCTGAGGACCTGACGCCGTTGAGAAGTTTCCTGAGCATGCTGCGGGAGGCCGGACAGGCGAAGGTCGTTACACTGATCGAGCGTGGAGACTTCTAGAGAGCTCGCGTCAAGCAGAATGGCATCCGCGGCCCAGACCCCTCACTCCCGCAGATAGAGTAGCCGTCCTCCTCGCGCCGCCCTCCGTTCGATCGTGCCGACCATTTCCCTGCGCCACTCGAAGTCTTCGGGAGTCGTCACAATGATATCCTTGGGTACACGGATGTCATGGAGCGCGACCCCGATCTCGACCGCCTTCTCGCGGCGCGATCCCCGGACAGGCATGACGACGAGCAGGTCGACGTCGCTGTCAGGCCCTGCATCGCCGCCGGCGTAGGAGCCGAAGAGAAGGATCCGCTCGGGGGCAAAACGCTCTACGATCCGCCGAACCATCTCCTCAAGCAGCGGCTCGATGCCGCGTGGCGCGACACGCCGCTTGCTAGTCATGCGGTGACTCCACTCTCTCGATGTGCTCGAGCAGGAATATCCACAGTTCCGCGCCGGAGCCCACCTCCGGGTCGACAAGTGGAAGTGCCCGCCGAATCTGCCCGCGCAGCGCCGCATCGGCCTTGGCGCGCTGGTAGAGCTCCCGCCATTCCTCGGTGCTCCCGGTCCCGAGCA
Protein-coding sequences here:
- a CDS encoding nucleotidyltransferase domain-containing protein, translating into MVRRIVERFAPERILLFGSYAGGDAGPDSDVDLLVVMPVRGSRREKAVEIGVALHDIRVPKDIIVTTPEDFEWRREMVGTIERRAARGGRLLYLRE